The DNA segment CTCGGCTGGCTGTGTTAGTGGGGTTGGGCAGGTTGCAGAGAGCAATGGCAGAGATCATGTATGTGATGAAGGCGTCCGCGATAAGCGTGGGAGTGACGGGGTTAGCGTTGAAGGGATGGGCATCACCGATGGCTCGTGGAACTTGTTGTCAGTCGATGATGGGCAAGCGCGGCGCTTGGTACTGGAAGTAGATGTCGACGAGGTGATCTACGGCATGAAGAGGGAGCAGCAACGATTCCATGTCGTGGAGTTCGCTCTCGGAACCAAGGTAAGCACGCTGCATATGGTGAGTTAGCTTATACTTTTCCTAGCTACATGCATAAGATAATAAGATGTCCGATCTAATGTATTAACAACGCTCCATCTTGTGCCATCCTAAGTCAGGACCGAAATATTAATATGCTCGCTTCTGCTTATCCCGCGTAGATCTTAGATCACAGTGTTGTAAGCAAAGTCCCCAAGAAAACCACCCGCAGCAATCTGCACGATCTGGGAGGATTGGGCTACATCGTTAACAAAGGCCCAGTGAAGCAATACCCTGGTACCAGAGGTCAGTGATGATTCAGCTCAGCGAACAGAACCGGCAATGCATACCAGGTTCAAACAGCCCAGTTTGAGATCGCCACCAGAGTTGCTGCCGCTGTTGGAGGCGCTCTTTGGGCTATCATTGACCCTGGCCTGTCCGCCTCCGCTTTCGACGTTCGTACTCGCGCCGTCATTGTTCACCCTCGTGCCTACATTGGTCCTTGAGGCCCCATTGACAGTGGTCCCTGGCCGACTGCCTCCAATGCTGCCTCCCGAGAAACTGCTGGTAAGACCTCCAGATCCGACACGGCTTGCAAATGGATTCCAACCTGAGTTGTTCGGGGGACCAACATGCCAAGATACGAAAGAGCCCTTGTCGTAATCAGTATAGTATCCATCGTAGGACGAATGTTGCTCTTCATAAGATCCCCCAGAACATTCAGCTGCCAGCTGTTTGCCTTGCTCAGAAGTAAAAAGGTCGAAAGGATTGGTCGAGGGGCCGAGCGTAGTTCCCCACACCACGGTCCAGTTCCATTGGTATTGACGCTTTTCGCGTGCGGATGCTGGCTGCCTACTACTGGTCTCCGTTGAAGCATCGCGAAACCCTAGGCGAGCAATGGGTAAGGCATGAACAAATGCTATGACAACTGGAAGCATAAAGATGACCCTCATTGTCGATTGTCGAAAGTCTGTACTGACCGTAGAGCTGAGTagaaagaagagcaagagtctTATGGGGCCAGAGCCTGAGATCAAGGTGCCCGAACAACGCTGGTCACTGCTTCCACGGCAAGCTAGTACAGAAGCGAACCCATGGAGTTGCAATTTGCTTTGGATCAATGTCTACTACGTCGACTTCAATGAGTTCGGCCCCAACAGATTCATGTCTTGGACTTggctgcttcttcaccagCTCAGCATACTGCATCCTTTGGACGGATTTGGATTCGACGCTTACCGGATCAAGGCAATGCAAGATGTATATAGGTGCTCGGCTGATTTCATAATCCAGATATCACCTCGGCTCATTGCAGGCTTCGTAATCATTTGTTTCCTAACTTGCAATCGGTAACTTTTCGGTCCTCTCCTATGCGCTCTGGCTCGACATGTGTTTGTATCCAATAGCACTGATCGAGAATTGTACCCCGACCCAATGTGGTCCATCGAACGATCCTTCTTACCAACGTGGTCATCACGAGCGTAGAGAAAAGTGTGCCCAGTTTGAGCGCTGCATTGGCTTGAGAGATTGTAAACCTAACCTTTGAAGACTGCAAGGGACTGATACTGCTGACTAGGAGCATAGACGGACTTATATCCACGACTCTATCAAAGATGTAATTATGCGTGCCCTACGAAGCAGCGAATCATATAGTGAAACTTGTGGAATTGGTCCTTGCATTTGACGACGCAGTCAAGGTTCGGGAGCTGTCAGCGCCAAAATATCAGCTTCGATTGAAGCACGGATGGACCATTGGCGCTACACCGCACGGTGGCTACGTTACAGCTTGCATTCTGACTGCTGTCAAAAAACACTTCGTCAACACTCTGAGTCGTAAAACCAGCCTCACACGTTGGCGATTCAGATGTCATTTCTGCGAAGCGCCCGAGTGGGACCTGCCACGCTTGAAATTGAGGACCTGGAGCTTGGAAAGCAAGTTTCTGTCGTTCAAGTGACACTCAAACAAAATGGCAATGCCAAAATCACCGGGCTCATCACAAATAGAAACTTCACCACGGAGTCTGGCGTAACACTACAGCCGGGCTGGGCATCAGAACCCATGACGCCGCCAGTCAACTTAGTACACCGTTGACGTACTCGTTCTACGCAAGCGGAATTTCCTCTACGGGTGACGGTGGAAAAGCAGAACCGACGACGAGCGCCAGCGGCCCTGGATAGAGATCGCGTAACACGATCCTCAGATTGTGCGGCGAGTAAAGATATTGCCCAATGGTTTCATCGATTTTGAGCAGTGTCGCCATCTGATACGAGGGATCGTGCTCTTTCATGATCTTGTCCATGGGGATAATTTCGTATCCACGGGGCCAGCCTATGATTATGAGAGACGGGCTTGGGACCAAAGGTCCAGGTGGATGAAATTGTCACTACAGTCGTATGGCTGGTGGGTGTGTGAAATAATGGTGATCTAGAAGGCTTCGATCTTTGTAATGctcgtcgctttcgcctAAGCCACGCCGTCTGTACTGCTGACTCTTCTTCGGTATTTCGGGCTTGCGGTGCCTATATGATCTTTCGGGCTACGTGCTCATAATGTTGTTCTGAGAAATCACTCGGAAAGGTCGCTATTTGACAACTTGCCACTTGAGCCAAATTCGATACTCATTCAGACTTCGTCGCTGTTTGTGGCAGTGTTGTCGAGCTATCTACCACTCTACGAACGCTGACTGTTACCGAGATAAGCATCCCGTTTCATCCATGAACAAGCGACGTCTATCCCGATTTGTGGGAGCCCTCTCTATCCTCTTCTgtctcctctccttccttcttAGTTCCCTTTGTTTTCCCCTTGCTTCCGGCACCGTATACCCTGCATCGCGTGATAGCATTGCAGCCACGGTGATAAGGGTTGTCCGGCGGTCCCGGTTTGCAATTACCCTTCATTCCGCTACGTTGATCACACGGCACATTGTTGGGATGAAGAACCGGATAATGAATGAATGCGCCATATAGTGGATCGTGTTTGTCCGCTGATTTCGACTCAAAGTTCAGTGGATCATCTGACAGAGAATGACGGTAAGCAGGCATCTCGT comes from the Cercospora beticola chromosome 4, complete sequence genome and includes:
- a CDS encoding uncharacterized protein (antiSMASH:Cluster_4) → MRVIFMLPVVIAFVHALPIARLGFRDASTETSSRQPASAREKRQYQWNWTVVWGTTLGPSTNPFDLFTSEQGKQLAAECSGGSYEEQHSSYDGYYTDYDKGSFVSWHVGPPNNSGWNPFASRVGSGGLTSSFSGGSIGGSRPGTTVNGASRTNVGTRVNNDGASTNVESGGGQARVNDSPKSASNSGSNSGGDLKLGCLNLRAYLGSESELHDMESLLLPLHAVDHLVDIYFQYQAPRLPIID